Proteins from a single region of Polaromonas sp. JS666:
- a CDS encoding GMC family oxidoreductase — MKFDYVIVGAGSAGCVLANRLSADPSRRVCLLEAGRSDDTPLIRTPMGMVGLLTTRKYNWYFNTEPQAQLDGRRLYWPRGKTLGGSSSINAMVYMRGHQADYDAWAAAGNSGWAYKDLLPMFLEHENNERGASAYHTTNGLLNVADVRSPNPLSSRFIDAAVQCGIPRNMDFNGLQQEGAGPHQVTQKNGERWSSARAFLHPVMDRPNLTVLTGAHVTRILFSGKQAVGVEIERKGERQRIEAEHEIILSGGAIHSPQLLQLSGVGPKQALARHGITQVADLQGVGQNLQDHLDVTVMIRDRSKQAIGVAPGFLPRAVAGLWQYWRKREGFLSSNVAEAGGFAKLSPQSALPEVQFHFLPTYLRNHGRDLAPGYGATLHMCQLRPQSRGFIDLKNADPLAAPVIQPNYLSHADDWDEMLRGLQLARRIFEADAFHDIHGGEVAPGAGVRSDQDLKAYIRRSAETIYHPVGSCKMGNDDMAVVDAQLRVHGLSGLRIADASIMPTLIGGNTNAPCMVIGEKCARAILRNHKPQPAHAQANRTQRLAA; from the coding sequence TTGAAATTCGATTACGTTATCGTGGGCGCCGGTTCGGCCGGCTGTGTATTGGCCAACCGCTTGAGCGCGGACCCGTCGAGGCGCGTGTGCCTGCTCGAAGCGGGACGGTCCGACGACACCCCGCTGATCCGCACCCCCATGGGCATGGTGGGCCTGCTCACGACCCGCAAGTACAACTGGTATTTCAACACCGAGCCACAAGCCCAACTCGACGGCCGCCGACTGTACTGGCCACGCGGCAAGACACTCGGCGGCAGCAGCTCGATCAATGCCATGGTCTACATGCGCGGACACCAGGCTGACTACGACGCATGGGCCGCAGCTGGAAACTCCGGATGGGCCTACAAGGATCTTCTGCCGATGTTCTTGGAGCATGAAAATAACGAGCGCGGCGCCTCGGCATACCACACGACGAATGGGCTACTGAACGTCGCCGATGTGCGCTCGCCCAACCCCTTGTCGAGCCGCTTCATCGACGCCGCCGTGCAATGCGGCATTCCGCGCAATATGGATTTCAACGGCCTGCAACAGGAAGGGGCCGGGCCTCACCAGGTGACCCAGAAAAACGGGGAACGCTGGAGCAGCGCGCGGGCCTTCCTGCACCCGGTCATGGACCGACCGAACTTGACCGTGCTCACCGGCGCCCATGTCACGCGCATCCTATTCTCTGGCAAACAGGCCGTGGGGGTCGAGATCGAGCGCAAAGGCGAACGCCAGCGCATCGAGGCCGAGCATGAAATCATTCTGAGTGGCGGCGCTATCCATTCGCCGCAGTTGCTGCAGCTCTCGGGCGTGGGGCCGAAGCAGGCGCTGGCCCGGCACGGCATCACCCAAGTCGCTGATTTGCAGGGCGTAGGCCAAAACCTGCAGGACCATCTCGACGTGACGGTGATGATCCGCGACCGCAGCAAGCAGGCGATTGGTGTTGCACCTGGTTTTCTTCCGAGAGCGGTCGCCGGGCTCTGGCAATACTGGCGCAAGCGCGAGGGCTTTCTGTCCAGCAACGTGGCTGAGGCCGGAGGCTTTGCCAAGTTGTCGCCGCAATCGGCGTTGCCGGAAGTGCAGTTCCATTTCCTGCCGACCTACCTGCGTAACCATGGCCGCGATCTGGCGCCCGGCTATGGAGCGACCTTGCACATGTGCCAGTTGCGCCCCCAAAGCCGTGGCTTCATCGACCTGAAAAACGCCGACCCGCTGGCCGCACCGGTGATTCAGCCCAACTACCTGAGCCATGCCGACGACTGGGACGAGATGCTGCGCGGCCTGCAACTTGCGCGGCGCATCTTTGAGGCCGATGCCTTTCACGATATCCATGGCGGTGAAGTGGCGCCGGGTGCCGGCGTGCGCAGCGACCAGGATCTGAAAGCCTACATCAGGCGCAGCGCAGAAACCATTTATCACCCTGTCGGCAGCTGCAAAATGGGGAACGATGACATGGCTGTGGTCGACGCGCAATTGCGGGTGCACGGACTTTCGGGCCTGCGCATCGCCGATGCCTCCATCATGCCAACCCTCATCGGCGGCAACACCAATGCCCCTTGCATGGTGATCGGCGAGAAGTGCGCTCGCGCCATCCTGCGCAACCACAAGCCGCAGCCAGCCCATGCGCAAGCCAACCGCACCCAACGCTTGGCGGCCTGA
- a CDS encoding PQQ-dependent dehydrogenase, methanol/ethanol family produces the protein MSKLPQGKTAARPGITLTLAVASLLAAVAPSAMAEGAKGLTAHIAAVTKKVDGAFMRANEAKTADWPSTGLDYAETRFSKLDQVNASNVKDMGLVWSYNLESTRGVEATPLVVDGIMYVTASWSIVHAVDVRTGKRIWTYDPKIKREFGYKGCCDVVNRGVALHKGRVYVAAFDGRLIALDAASGKVAWEQDTVIDHSRSYTSTGAPRIFKDKVIIGNGGAEYGVRGYITAYDAASGKQKWRWFTVPGDPSKPFEDASMAAAAKTWDPSGKYWEAGGGGTAWDSMAFDPALNLMYVGTGNGSPWSRAKRSPAGGDNLYLASIVALNPDTGKYVWHYQETPGDNWDYTSTQPMILADLKIEGKPRKVILHAPKNGFFFVIDRTNGKFISAKNFVDVNWATGYDATGRPIETAEARPTDRPFDAIPGPYGAHNWHSMSFNPQTGLVYLPTQNIPINLMDDKNWSFNSNKPGQPGSGTGWNTGNLINVTPPKSKPFGRLIAWDPVQKKEAWRQEQVSPWNGGTLTTAGNLVFQGTADGRFIAYNAQNGEKLWESPTGTGVIAAPVTYLVDGKQYVSIAVGWGGSYGVSQRASERQGLGTVYTFAVGGKAPMPEFVAYRMGELVAGVKYDPAQVPAGTALYVSNCVLCHGVPGVDRGGSIPNLGYMNAAFIENLDKFIFKGPAMSRGMPDFTGKLSVDDVEKIKAFIQGTADAIRPKK, from the coding sequence ATGAGCAAGTTACCGCAAGGAAAAACTGCAGCGCGTCCTGGAATAACGTTAACGCTGGCGGTGGCTTCGTTGCTCGCCGCGGTAGCGCCGAGCGCCATGGCTGAGGGAGCCAAGGGCTTGACGGCGCACATTGCGGCCGTGACCAAGAAGGTCGATGGTGCGTTTATGCGCGCCAACGAGGCCAAGACCGCTGATTGGCCAAGCACTGGGCTGGACTATGCCGAGACACGGTTCAGCAAACTTGATCAGGTCAATGCTTCCAACGTCAAGGATATGGGACTGGTCTGGTCGTACAACCTGGAATCGACCCGGGGTGTCGAGGCCACGCCGCTGGTGGTGGACGGCATCATGTACGTGACCGCGTCCTGGAGTATTGTTCACGCCGTGGATGTGCGCACAGGGAAACGCATCTGGACCTATGACCCAAAAATCAAACGTGAGTTCGGTTACAAAGGCTGTTGTGACGTGGTTAACCGTGGCGTGGCCTTGCACAAGGGCCGCGTCTACGTTGCCGCCTTTGACGGCCGGTTGATCGCGCTGGATGCCGCATCCGGCAAAGTGGCGTGGGAACAGGACACCGTCATTGATCACAGCCGTTCCTACACCAGCACGGGCGCACCACGGATTTTCAAAGACAAGGTCATCATTGGCAATGGTGGTGCCGAATACGGCGTGCGCGGCTATATCACGGCCTACGATGCCGCCAGCGGCAAACAAAAATGGCGATGGTTTACGGTACCAGGGGATCCAAGCAAGCCTTTTGAAGACGCTTCCATGGCCGCGGCGGCCAAAACCTGGGACCCCAGCGGCAAGTACTGGGAGGCGGGCGGCGGTGGCACCGCCTGGGACTCGATGGCCTTTGACCCAGCCTTGAATCTGATGTACGTCGGGACCGGCAACGGCTCACCCTGGAGTCGCGCCAAGCGCAGCCCCGCAGGTGGCGACAACCTTTACCTGGCCTCCATCGTTGCACTCAATCCGGACACCGGCAAGTACGTCTGGCATTACCAGGAAACCCCCGGCGACAACTGGGACTACACGTCGACCCAGCCGATGATCCTGGCCGACCTCAAGATTGAAGGCAAGCCGCGCAAGGTGATCCTGCACGCACCCAAGAACGGTTTCTTCTTCGTGATCGACCGCACCAACGGCAAGTTCATCTCGGCAAAAAACTTTGTTGATGTGAACTGGGCCACCGGCTATGACGCGACGGGTCGCCCCATCGAGACCGCCGAGGCGCGCCCCACGGATCGGCCGTTTGACGCCATTCCAGGCCCCTATGGCGCGCACAACTGGCATTCCATGTCATTCAACCCACAGACCGGGTTGGTCTACTTGCCGACGCAAAATATACCTATCAACCTGATGGACGACAAGAACTGGAGCTTCAATTCCAACAAGCCAGGTCAACCAGGCTCCGGTACGGGTTGGAATACTGGCAATTTGATCAATGTAACGCCGCCGAAAAGCAAGCCGTTTGGACGCCTGATTGCCTGGGATCCGGTTCAAAAAAAAGAAGCATGGCGCCAGGAACAGGTGTCGCCCTGGAACGGCGGTACGCTGACCACGGCCGGCAACCTGGTTTTTCAGGGCACGGCAGACGGGCGATTTATTGCCTATAACGCCCAGAACGGCGAGAAGTTGTGGGAATCCCCGACGGGCACCGGTGTGATTGCGGCACCGGTCACCTACCTGGTGGATGGCAAGCAGTACGTGTCGATTGCCGTGGGATGGGGCGGCTCTTACGGGGTTTCCCAGCGCGCCTCCGAACGACAAGGCTTGGGCACGGTCTATACCTTTGCCGTGGGTGGCAAAGCGCCTATGCCGGAGTTTGTTGCTTACCGAATGGGCGAACTGGTGGCTGGCGTGAAATACGATCCGGCCCAGGTGCCGGCGGGTACTGCGCTGTATGTGAGCAACTGCGTTCTCTGCCATGGTGTTCCCGGCGTGGACCGCGGCGGCAGCATTCCCAACCTCGGCTACATGAACGCGGCCTTCATCGAAAACCTCGACAAGTTCATCTTCAAAGGACCGGCCATGAGCCGGGGCATGCCGGACTTCACGGGCAAGCTGAGCGTGGACGATGTGGAGAAGATCAAGGCCTTCATCCAGGGTACGGCAGACGCGATACGCCCCAAGAAATGA
- a CDS encoding aldehyde dehydrogenase family protein, whose amino-acid sequence MPLVSPGEPVTQSEIARIFAAQRETALRLRQSTAAQRLDKIDRLKRAVLARQADIQRAGALDFGKPAAEVDLTEILPIVAEANDARRHLRRWMKPRKVFPTLLMFGTSSHVQCEPKGRCLIISPWNYPLNLTFGPLISAIAAGNTAILKPSEMTPHLSEVMAEIVREVFTEDEVALFQGEASVSQALLDLPFDHIFFTGSPAIGRVVMAAAAKHLTSVTLELGGKSPTIVDATANLKAAAANLMWSKHTNSGQTCIAPDHVYVHESVKESFIQHCREALAKAYGEGDAVRSSPHLAHIVNERHAKRIVGLLDDALQKGARLLVGGQHQTDRQFVAPTLIDNVSPDAKIMQEEIFGPLLPVIAYRDLDEVITKINDQPKPLALYIWTKNHKVADKVLRETSSGGACVNHSVVQFLHGRLPFGGVNNSGLGSAHGIYGFKAFSHERAVVKTWLLLASNFYPPYTPLSRRLINWTLRLV is encoded by the coding sequence ATGCCTCTTGTCAGCCCGGGCGAGCCCGTCACACAGTCTGAAATAGCGCGCATCTTCGCCGCCCAGCGCGAAACGGCCTTGCGGCTTCGTCAATCGACCGCCGCGCAGCGTCTCGACAAGATTGACCGCCTGAAGCGGGCCGTCCTGGCGCGCCAGGCGGATATCCAGCGCGCAGGCGCACTGGACTTCGGCAAACCGGCCGCCGAGGTCGACCTGACCGAAATTTTGCCCATCGTGGCCGAAGCCAACGACGCGCGTCGCCATCTGCGCCGCTGGATGAAGCCACGCAAGGTTTTCCCGACCCTGCTGATGTTCGGCACGTCAAGCCATGTGCAGTGCGAACCGAAGGGCCGCTGCCTGATCATCTCGCCCTGGAACTACCCGCTCAATCTGACCTTCGGCCCGCTGATCTCGGCCATCGCCGCCGGTAACACAGCGATTCTCAAACCCTCGGAGATGACACCGCACCTGTCGGAGGTGATGGCCGAGATCGTGCGCGAGGTGTTTACCGAAGACGAGGTAGCCTTGTTCCAGGGCGAAGCGTCGGTCTCGCAAGCCCTGCTGGATCTGCCCTTCGACCACATTTTCTTTACCGGCTCACCGGCAATTGGCCGCGTCGTGATGGCCGCGGCAGCCAAGCACCTGACCAGCGTGACGCTGGAGCTGGGCGGCAAGAGCCCGACCATCGTTGACGCCACGGCGAACCTGAAGGCAGCGGCGGCCAACCTGATGTGGTCCAAGCACACCAACAGCGGCCAGACCTGCATTGCGCCCGACCACGTCTACGTTCACGAGTCGGTCAAGGAATCGTTCATCCAGCACTGCCGCGAGGCCCTGGCCAAAGCCTACGGCGAGGGCGATGCCGTGCGCAGCAGCCCCCACCTGGCGCACATCGTCAATGAACGCCATGCCAAACGAATCGTCGGACTGCTTGATGACGCGCTTCAAAAGGGCGCCAGGCTGCTGGTCGGCGGCCAGCACCAGACGGATCGCCAGTTCGTGGCCCCCACCTTGATCGACAACGTCAGCCCGGACGCGAAGATCATGCAGGAAGAAATTTTCGGCCCGCTGCTTCCCGTCATCGCTTACCGCGATCTCGACGAAGTCATCACCAAGATCAACGACCAGCCCAAGCCGCTCGCGCTGTACATCTGGACGAAGAACCACAAGGTCGCCGACAAGGTGCTGCGCGAGACGAGTTCGGGCGGCGCCTGCGTCAACCACAGCGTGGTGCAGTTCCTGCATGGCCGCTTGCCATTCGGCGGCGTCAACAATTCCGGGCTCGGCAGCGCACACGGGATCTACGGGTTCAAGGCCTTCAGCCATGAGCGCGCGGTCGTCAAGACTTGGCTGCTGCTGGCGTCGAACTTCTACCCGCCCTACACCCCTCTGTCGCGACGGCTGATCAACTGGACGCTGCGTCTGGTCTGA